The genomic segment TACGCCCGGTCCCAAAAGACCACGGGGCTGCTGATCATCCACGACCGGCAGGTCGTCGCCGAGCAGCACTGGCCGCTGCCCGGGGACGCGGCTGCTTTCCGCGCCGCATTCGTGCACGGCCAGGCTCCCGACGGTGCGCTGCTTGAAGACGTGGCCTCGCAGCAAAAGAGCTTCATCGCCATCCTGGCCGGCGCAGCGGTCGACCGCGGGCTGCTGGATGTCGAACGGCCGGTGTCGGCCTACCTGGGTGCGGGCTGGTCCAGGGCGGCACCTGCGGCCGAGGCGCGCATCCGCGTGCGCCACCTGCTGGAGATGAACTCCGGCCTGCGGGAAGACCTCCGCCCCGAAGCGGAACCGGGCGCGCGGTTCTTCTACAACACGCCGGCCTACGCAGTGACCCAGCGCGTGCTGGAACAGGCGGCCAGGCAGCCCCTGGACGAGCTGACGCGCCGCTGGCTCACCGAGCCGCTGGGCATGGCGCAGACGGACTGGCGCGCGCGGCCTGCGGTGCTGGCCGACTCCGGCAACCCCACCGGGCTGGTGACCACGCCGCGCGACATCGCCAGGATGGGCCAGTTGGTGCTCGACCGTGGCCTGGCGCCCGATGGCCGCCGCGTGATCTCCAGCGCGCAGTTCGATCTGCTGCTGCAACGCAGCG from the Verminephrobacter eiseniae EF01-2 genome contains:
- a CDS encoding serine hydrolase domain-containing protein, which encodes MTAGLDRNTMARAALLCLTAAMLGCASSPCFAPPPGRTAGAALQLRADWDAAALQEVLAYARSQKTTGLLIIHDRQVVAEQHWPLPGDAAAFRAAFVHGQAPDGALLEDVASQQKSFIAILAGAAVDRGLLDVERPVSAYLGAGWSRAAPAAEARIRVRHLLEMNSGLREDLRPEAEPGARFFYNTPAYAVTQRVLEQAARQPLDELTRRWLTEPLGMAQTDWRARPAVLADSGNPTGLVTTPRDIARMGQLVLDRGLAPDGRRVISSAQFDLLLQRSATNPAYGRLWWLNGGSHALLAGAGAPRREGPLIAAAPADLVAALGAHDRKLFVVPSRQLIVVRTGQAAPARDFNQQLWLRLARALPGGA